From a region of the Alphaproteobacteria bacterium genome:
- a CDS encoding chemotaxis protein CheW, producing the protein MDDLLSEFLTETSESISVLDVALVNLEQNPNDREILQNIFRLVHTIKGTCGFLGLPRLEAVAHSAENVLGKFRDGELEVGAQAVTLILGSIDRIKLILSHLEQHEAEPEGNDQDLIVQLNAMAEGKAPPAAAAAAPPPPPPPPPPQPSVSKKEPLPGELSDEELQRIFDATPGPADMAPPPPPPAQEQSQPAHPSEPHEAKAGLPANAAGLPATQGESKAPAMSGDAKESAVAAQTIRVNVELLENLMTLVSELVLTRNQLLQMVRGRDDSEFSAPLQRLSHITTDLQEGVMKTRMQPIGNAWAKLPRIVRDLSVETGKKIDLQMIGAETELDRQVLELIKDPLTHMVRNSADHGLEGTEDRKKAGKPELGKIVLNAYHEGGHIIIEINDDGRGLNMGRIRTKIVQNGLASEAELDSMSDQQIQQYIFKAGFSTAEKVTSVSGRGVGMDVVRTNIEKIGGTIELKSVEGKGTNFTIKIPLTLAIVSALIVECGGERFAIPQISVLELVRTTGTSENAIEMINNAPVLRLRDRLLPLVSLKTLLKLGKPEDEKLEETFIVVAQVGTYSFGIVVDRVFDTEEIVVKPVAPILRNITMFSGNTILGDGSVIMILDPNGIAAATGAMAGSSQATEQAHLKDMHGEEKTSLLVFRAGGEDLKAVPLALVARLEEIDVGAVEQSHGKPVVQYRGHLMPLIMVNERCQLQAEGRQAVLVFSDHERSMGLVVDEIVDIVEDILKVEITVAQPGLIGTAVIAGKATDVIDAGFYLTQAFGDWFGVAKETSAFGEEGASKRILLVDDSLFFRNLLTPLLSVAGFEVTAVEAVDKALQLREQGYTFDAIISDIEMPGLNGFQFAEAVRGDARWMTVPMIALSSHATEKDFERGRKVGFNDYVAKFDRDALLETLNQIVTLGGAA; encoded by the coding sequence ATGGATGACCTGTTAAGCGAATTTCTGACCGAGACGTCTGAAAGCATTTCCGTTCTCGACGTCGCCCTGGTCAATCTGGAACAGAATCCAAACGACCGTGAAATTCTCCAGAACATCTTTCGCCTGGTCCACACGATCAAAGGCACCTGCGGATTTCTGGGTCTGCCCCGCCTGGAAGCGGTGGCCCATTCGGCGGAAAACGTTCTTGGCAAATTCCGCGACGGCGAGTTGGAAGTCGGCGCCCAGGCCGTCACCCTGATCTTGGGGTCGATCGACCGCATCAAACTGATCCTGTCGCATCTTGAGCAGCACGAGGCAGAGCCGGAAGGCAACGACCAGGATCTGATCGTTCAGTTGAACGCCATGGCCGAGGGCAAGGCCCCGCCAGCGGCAGCCGCGGCTGCGCCGCCCCCACCGCCGCCCCCACCGCCACCGCAACCTTCGGTCTCGAAGAAGGAACCCCTGCCCGGCGAGTTGAGCGACGAGGAACTGCAGCGCATCTTCGACGCCACCCCTGGCCCGGCGGATATGGCGCCTCCGCCGCCGCCTCCGGCGCAGGAACAATCGCAGCCAGCCCATCCTTCCGAGCCGCATGAAGCCAAAGCGGGCCTGCCCGCCAACGCGGCTGGCTTGCCCGCCACCCAAGGTGAATCGAAGGCCCCGGCGATGTCGGGCGATGCCAAGGAATCGGCAGTCGCCGCCCAGACCATCCGCGTCAACGTCGAACTACTCGAAAACCTGATGACCCTGGTTTCCGAGTTGGTGCTGACCCGCAACCAGCTTTTGCAGATGGTGCGCGGCAGAGACGATTCGGAATTCTCGGCCCCCTTGCAGCGTTTGTCGCACATCACCACCGACCTGCAGGAAGGCGTGATGAAGACCCGCATGCAGCCCATCGGCAACGCCTGGGCCAAGCTGCCGCGCATCGTGCGCGATCTGTCGGTGGAAACCGGCAAGAAGATCGATTTGCAGATGATCGGCGCCGAAACCGAACTTGACCGCCAGGTGTTGGAACTGATCAAGGATCCGCTGACCCACATGGTGCGCAACTCGGCCGATCACGGCCTTGAAGGCACCGAGGACCGCAAGAAGGCGGGCAAACCCGAACTGGGCAAGATCGTGCTGAACGCCTATCACGAGGGCGGCCACATCATCATCGAGATCAATGACGACGGCAGGGGCCTCAACATGGGCCGCATCCGCACCAAGATCGTGCAGAACGGCTTGGCCAGCGAGGCCGAGTTGGACAGCATGTCCGACCAGCAGATCCAGCAGTACATCTTCAAGGCCGGTTTCTCGACCGCCGAAAAGGTGACCAGCGTTTCGGGTCGCGGCGTCGGCATGGACGTGGTGCGCACCAACATCGAAAAGATCGGCGGCACCATCGAATTGAAGTCCGTCGAGGGCAAGGGCACCAACTTCACCATCAAGATCCCGCTGACCCTGGCCATCGTTTCGGCGCTGATCGTCGAATGCGGCGGCGAGCGCTTCGCCATTCCGCAGATCAGCGTGCTGGAACTGGTGCGCACCACCGGCACCAGCGAAAACGCCATCGAGATGATCAACAACGCGCCGGTGCTGCGCCTCAGGGATCGCCTGCTGCCGCTGGTGTCGCTGAAGACGCTGCTCAAGCTGGGCAAGCCGGAAGACGAGAAGCTCGAGGAAACCTTCATCGTGGTGGCGCAGGTCGGCACCTATTCCTTCGGCATCGTCGTGGACCGCGTCTTCGACACCGAGGAAATCGTGGTCAAGCCGGTGGCCCCCATCCTGCGCAACATCACCATGTTCTCGGGCAACACCATCCTGGGCGACGGTTCGGTGATCATGATCCTTGACCCCAACGGCATCGCCGCCGCCACGGGCGCCATGGCGGGCAGTTCGCAGGCCACGGAGCAGGCGCATCTCAAGGACATGCATGGCGAGGAAAAGACCTCGCTGCTGGTCTTCCGCGCTGGCGGCGAGGACCTCAAGGCCGTGCCGCTGGCCCTGGTGGCCAGACTCGAGGAAATCGATGTTGGCGCGGTCGAACAGTCGCACGGCAAGCCGGTGGTCCAGTATCGCGGCCACCTCATGCCGCTCATCATGGTCAACGAGCGCTGCCAGTTGCAGGCCGAGGGACGCCAGGCGGTTCTGGTCTTCTCGGATCACGAACGCTCGATGGGCTTGGTGGTCGACGAAATCGTCGACATCGTAGAAGACATCTTGAAGGTCGAGATCACCGTGGCCCAGCCCGGTCTGATCGGCACCGCCGTGATCGCCGGCAAGGCGACCGACGTGATCGACGCCGGTTTCTACCTGACCCAGGCCTTCGGCGACTGGTTCGGCGTGGCCAAGGAAACCTCGGCCTTCGGCGAAGAGGGAGCCAGCAAGCGCATTCTACTGGTCGATGACAGCCTGTTCTTCCGCAACCTGCTGACGCCGCTTCTTTCGGTGGCCGGCTTCGAGGTGACGGCGGTGGAAGCGGTCGACAAGGCGCTGCAGCTGAGAGAGCAGGGCTACACTTTCGACGCCATCATCAGCGACATCGAGATGCCGGGCCTGAACGGCTTCCAGTTCGCCGAAGCCGTGCGCGGCGACGCGCGCTGGATGACGGTGCCGATGATCGCTTTGTCCTCGCACGCCACCGAGAAAGACTTCGAACGCGGACGCAAGGTGGGCTTCAACGACTATGTCGCCAAGTTCGACCGCGATGCGCTGCTTGAAACCCTGAACCAGATCGTCACCCTTGGAGGCGCGGCATGA
- a CDS encoding DUF2478 domain-containing protein, whose amino-acid sequence MSTAQPYRRPAAILSQPDSATSQRHLIAFARKLLAKGLRVQGLIQETRREAGRKTAMELVEIDSGKRFSIKQNLGQSASCQVDVQGVADATQCLRRALAERPDLVVVNKFSHLESEGQGLAHEMLALMAEEIPVLTTVAPDYREAWEKFTGGMAVLLAPSEAALQDWWLPPGPGGS is encoded by the coding sequence ATGTCAACCGCGCAACCCTATCGGCGACCGGCGGCCATCCTGTCCCAGCCGGACTCGGCCACCTCTCAACGTCATCTGATCGCTTTCGCCCGCAAGCTGCTGGCGAAGGGCCTGCGCGTCCAGGGGTTGATCCAGGAAACCAGGCGCGAGGCGGGGCGCAAGACGGCCATGGAACTGGTCGAGATCGACAGCGGCAAGCGCTTCTCGATCAAGCAGAATCTGGGTCAGTCGGCCAGTTGCCAAGTGGATGTGCAAGGGGTAGCCGACGCCACCCAGTGCCTAAGGCGCGCGCTGGCGGAACGGCCCGATCTGGTGGTGGTCAACAAATTCTCGCATTTGGAAAGCGAAGGCCAGGGGCTGGCCCATGAAATGCTGGCCCTGATGGCCGAGGAGATTCCCGTCCTGACCACCGTGGCCCCCGATTACCGCGAGGCCTGGGAAAAGTTCACCGGCGGCATGGCGGTGCTGCTGGCGCCTAGCGAGGCGGCGCTTCAAGACTGGTGGCTGCCTCCAGGTCCTGGGGGCAGTTGA
- the mobA gene encoding molybdenum cofactor guanylyltransferase MobA: MIARLILAGGQAKRMGGADKALIDLAGKPLIAHVILRLQESQAGRLAISANGDPARFADFGLPVLPDLVPGFPGPLAGILAGMDWARSHFPDGQWLLTVPCDAPFIPLDLAERLLSAVQNGGAELAQASSCGRDHPVIGLWPLSLADDLRHALTVERLHKVGQFARRYKRAMADFPLANGRDPFMNVNCPQDLEAATSLEAPPR, encoded by the coding sequence ATGATCGCAAGACTGATCTTGGCGGGCGGGCAGGCGAAACGCATGGGCGGGGCCGACAAGGCTCTGATCGATCTGGCGGGCAAGCCGCTGATCGCCCATGTGATCTTGCGCCTGCAAGAATCCCAGGCGGGCAGGCTGGCGATCAGCGCCAATGGCGATCCGGCCCGTTTTGCCGATTTCGGACTGCCGGTGCTGCCTGATCTCGTGCCCGGTTTTCCAGGCCCGCTGGCGGGCATTCTGGCGGGCATGGACTGGGCTAGAAGCCATTTCCCCGATGGACAATGGCTGTTGACCGTTCCCTGCGACGCCCCCTTCATCCCCCTTGATCTGGCCGAAAGGCTGCTCAGCGCCGTGCAAAACGGGGGGGCCGAACTGGCCCAGGCGTCTTCTTGCGGGCGCGATCATCCGGTGATCGGTCTGTGGCCGCTGTCTCTGGCCGACGATTTGCGCCACGCCCTGACCGTGGAGAGGCTTCACAAGGTCGGCCAGTTCGCCAGACGCTATAAAAGGGCGATGGCCGACTTTCCGCTGGCTAACGGGCGCGACCCCTTCATGAACGTCAACTGCCCCCAGGACCTGGAGGCAGCCACCAGTCTTGAAGCGCCGCCTCGCTAG
- the rsfS gene encoding ribosome silencing factor — MPTAPKKAQAKKAPAKKPAAKSAAVAKPRVPAKSSKSEKPQALTLVLATLEDNKAVDVVAIDITGRSSIADWMVIASGTSARHVASMAAHVSEKLKTIGIKPRDEGLPQADWVAVDGGDVVVHLFRPEVRSFYDLEGMWSLAESKTKASPKAKPAAPDATPEAAPAEEAPARKPAARKPTAVKPAAKKPAPAKKAAPAKKPAAKKPAAKKVATDKKAAPVKKATPAKKPAVKKAAPAKKAAPAKKPAAKKPSPKKKG; from the coding sequence ATTCCCACCGCCCCGAAGAAAGCGCAAGCCAAAAAGGCTCCCGCCAAGAAACCGGCCGCCAAATCCGCCGCCGTCGCCAAACCCAGGGTTCCGGCCAAAAGTTCGAAATCCGAAAAGCCGCAGGCTCTGACCCTTGTCCTGGCCACGCTCGAAGACAACAAGGCCGTTGATGTCGTCGCCATCGACATTACCGGACGTTCGAGCATCGCCGATTGGATGGTGATCGCTTCCGGCACCTCGGCCCGCCATGTCGCTTCGATGGCCGCCCATGTCAGCGAGAAGCTGAAGACGATCGGCATCAAGCCCCGCGACGAAGGCCTGCCGCAGGCCGATTGGGTGGCCGTGGATGGCGGCGATGTAGTGGTGCATCTGTTCCGCCCCGAAGTCCGCAGCTTCTATGACCTGGAAGGCATGTGGTCCTTGGCCGAATCCAAGACGAAGGCCAGCCCCAAGGCCAAGCCTGCCGCGCCGGACGCGACGCCCGAAGCGGCCCCGGCCGAAGAAGCACCAGCCAGGAAGCCAGCGGCCAGGAAACCGACAGCCGTGAAACCGGCGGCCAAGAAACCGGCCCCTGCCAAGAAAGCGGCTCCGGCCAAAAAGCCCGCAGCCAAAAAGCCCGCAGCCAAAAAAGTTGCGACAGACAAAAAGGCGGCCCCTGTGAAAAAGGCGACCCCCGCCAAGAAACCTGCGGTCAAGAAGGCCGCACCGGCCAAAAAGGCGGCGCCCGCTAAAAAGCCCGCCGCCAAGAAGCCATCCCCCAAGAAGAAGGGCTGA
- a CDS encoding glutamate-5-semialdehyde dehydrogenase has translation MDGIGQKARQASSMLAQAKRQAKDAALLSAAAFIRQNAQAILAANALDMASARAKGLSGALLDRLKLDEKRVEAMAKGLEEVADLADPVGETMAEWTRPNGLRIQRVRVPLGVIGIIYESRPNVTADAGGLCLKSGNAAILRGGSESINSSGAIMDCLQAGLRQAGLPQEALQMVPVADRAAVGHMLTMTKYIDVIVPRGGKSLIERVIKESRIPLFQHLEGLCHTYVDGKADLEMARRIVLNAKMRRTGICGATETLLIDRAGAATHLAPIIQDLLDAGCEVRGDESVRTVDARVVAAQDEDWNTEYLDAIISARLVDGLEDAIAFINRHGSQHTDSIVTDDPARAEKFLNEVNSAIVLHNASTQFADGGEFGMGAEIGIATGKLHARGPVGVEQLTTYKYRVLGSGQVRPG, from the coding sequence ATGGACGGCATCGGCCAGAAGGCCCGCCAAGCATCCTCCATGCTGGCGCAGGCCAAACGGCAAGCCAAGGACGCCGCCCTGTTGAGCGCCGCCGCCTTCATTCGCCAAAACGCCCAGGCCATCTTGGCCGCCAACGCGCTCGACATGGCGAGCGCCAGGGCCAAGGGCCTGTCGGGCGCTTTGCTGGACCGTCTCAAGCTGGATGAAAAGCGCGTCGAAGCCATGGCCAAGGGCCTGGAAGAGGTGGCGGACTTGGCCGACCCGGTGGGCGAAACCATGGCCGAGTGGACCAGACCCAACGGGCTGCGGATCCAGCGCGTGCGGGTTCCCCTGGGCGTTATCGGCATCATTTACGAATCGCGCCCCAACGTCACCGCGGATGCGGGCGGGCTGTGCCTGAAATCGGGCAACGCGGCCATCTTGCGCGGCGGCTCGGAAAGCATCAATTCCTCGGGCGCCATCATGGATTGCCTGCAAGCCGGACTGCGCCAAGCGGGTCTTCCCCAAGAAGCGCTGCAGATGGTGCCGGTCGCCGACCGCGCCGCCGTCGGCCATATGCTGACCATGACGAAATATATTGACGTCATCGTGCCCAGGGGCGGCAAGTCGCTGATCGAGCGCGTGATCAAGGAAAGCCGCATTCCCCTGTTCCAGCATCTGGAGGGGTTGTGCCACACCTATGTTGATGGCAAGGCCGATCTTGAAATGGCGCGCCGGATCGTGCTGAACGCCAAGATGCGGCGCACCGGCATTTGCGGGGCCACCGAAACCCTGCTGATCGACCGGGCCGGGGCAGCGACGCATCTGGCTCCCATCATCCAGGACCTTCTGGACGCGGGCTGCGAAGTGCGCGGCGACGAAAGCGTGCGCACCGTCGATGCGCGCGTAGTGGCCGCCCAGGACGAGGACTGGAACACGGAATATCTGGACGCCATCATCTCGGCCCGCCTCGTCGATGGGCTGGAAGACGCCATCGCCTTCATCAACCGGCATGGCTCGCAGCATACCGACAGCATCGTGACCGATGACCCGGCCAGGGCCGAAAAATTCCTGAACGAGGTCAATTCGGCCATCGTCCTGCACAACGCCTCGACCCAGTTCGCCGATGGCGGCGAATTCGGCATGGGCGCCGAGATCGGCATCGCCACCGGCAAGCTGCACGCCAGGGGGCCGGTCGGCGTCGAACAATTGACCACCTACAAATACCGGGTCCTGGGGTCGGGCCAGGTTCGTCCAGGCTGA
- a CDS encoding 23S rRNA (pseudouridine(1915)-N(3))-methyltransferase RlmH: protein MRFLILAVGKAKGSPEQVLFEHYAKRLPWPLDVIEVEEKRPISGAERKAKEAQLLLAKLPKNAFAVALDPKGEALSSEGLAGKLTRWQELGRDLAFVVGGADGLDETVLARAEAKLSFGAMVWPHLLVRTMLAEQLWRAFSINSGHPYHRG from the coding sequence ATGCGCTTTCTGATTCTGGCGGTGGGAAAGGCCAAGGGCAGTCCCGAACAGGTCTTGTTCGAGCATTACGCCAAGCGCCTGCCCTGGCCGCTGGACGTGATCGAGGTCGAGGAGAAGCGCCCGATCTCGGGCGCCGAGCGCAAGGCGAAGGAAGCGCAGCTGCTGCTGGCCAAGCTGCCCAAGAACGCCTTCGCGGTGGCCCTCGATCCCAAGGGCGAGGCTCTGTCCAGCGAAGGGCTGGCGGGAAAGCTGACCCGCTGGCAGGAACTGGGCCGCGACCTAGCCTTTGTCGTCGGCGGGGCCGATGGTCTTGACGAGACGGTTCTGGCCCGCGCCGAAGCCAAACTTTCCTTCGGGGCCATGGTCTGGCCGCATCTTCTGGTCCGCACCATGCTGGCCGAGCAGTTGTGGCGAGCCTTCAGCATCAACAGCGGGCATCCCTATCATCGCGGATAG
- a CDS encoding chemotaxis response regulator protein-glutamate methylesterase encodes MVVDDSAVVRGIVTKMLEEDKAIQVVSSVGNGQMALNALERYDVEVIVLDIEMPVMDGLTALPLLLKKDPDIQVIMSSTLTHKNADVTLRAMEAGAADYVPKPTSSKDLGAGQFKNELIEKVKVWGQARRRKPKRAAPPGGFPERAKVPAGQAAVRPSVPLYAGAVTLRPASTDSVDLIAIGSSTGGPQALFAVLGALKGAPIRQPILITQHMPATFTTILAEHITRLSGWNAAEGKDGEVIQSGRVYIAPGDFHMVVEVQGTNKVIRLNKNPPENFCRPAVDPMFRSIAQAYGKRVLAVVLTGMGQDGMKGGQVLVQGGATMIAQDEATSVVWGMPGAVATAGICSAVLPLPEVAPYILKVSQRR; translated from the coding sequence ATGGTCGTCGATGATTCCGCCGTCGTGCGCGGCATCGTCACCAAGATGCTGGAAGAAGACAAGGCCATCCAGGTCGTCTCTTCGGTTGGCAACGGCCAGATGGCCCTGAACGCGCTGGAGCGCTACGACGTCGAAGTGATCGTGCTCGATATCGAAATGCCGGTCATGGACGGGCTGACGGCGCTTCCTCTGCTGCTGAAAAAGGACCCCGACATCCAGGTCATCATGTCCTCGACGCTGACCCACAAGAATGCCGATGTCACCCTGCGCGCCATGGAAGCCGGAGCCGCAGACTACGTGCCCAAGCCCACCTCGTCGAAGGATCTGGGCGCAGGTCAGTTCAAGAACGAACTGATCGAGAAGGTCAAGGTTTGGGGCCAGGCCAGACGCAGAAAACCCAAGCGCGCGGCGCCTCCGGGCGGATTCCCCGAACGCGCCAAGGTTCCGGCCGGGCAAGCCGCCGTCAGGCCCTCGGTTCCCTTATATGCCGGCGCGGTCACCTTGCGCCCAGCCAGCACCGATTCGGTCGATCTGATCGCCATCGGCAGTTCGACCGGCGGCCCGCAGGCCCTGTTCGCCGTGCTGGGCGCTCTGAAGGGCGCTCCCATCCGCCAGCCGATCCTGATCACTCAGCACATGCCCGCCACCTTCACCACGATTTTGGCCGAGCACATCACCCGCCTGTCGGGTTGGAACGCGGCGGAAGGCAAGGACGGAGAAGTGATCCAAAGCGGGCGCGTTTACATAGCGCCCGGCGACTTTCACATGGTGGTCGAGGTCCAGGGAACCAACAAGGTCATTCGCCTTAATAAGAATCCGCCCGAGAATTTCTGCCGCCCGGCGGTCGATCCGATGTTTCGCAGCATCGCGCAGGCCTATGGCAAGCGCGTGCTGGCCGTCGTGCTGACCGGCATGGGCCAGGACGGCATGAAGGGCGGGCAAGTTCTGGTGCAGGGCGGGGCGACGATGATCGCCCAGGACGAAGCCACCAGCGTGGTGTGGGGCATGCCGGGCGCGGTGGCCACGGCGGGCATTTGCTCGGCCGTTCTGCCGTTGCCGGAAGTGGCGCCCTACATCCTCAAAGTTTCGCAGCGCAGGTGA
- a CDS encoding nicotinate-nucleotide adenylyltransferase — MWKPPLPRQGDRRKRAVGLLGGSFNPAHEGHVHVSRMAKQALGLDEVWWLVSPQNPLKPISGMAPFRTRMEQAKTLTALIPFIKISDVESKLGTRYTADTVAILQKRLPGLRFVWLIGADNLAQLPRWRGWTRLMRLLPVAVMARPAYSLPALAGKAAKRFERFRTPARRLVKATPPAWSFLWLREHPASASKIRTSQSQG, encoded by the coding sequence ATGTGGAAACCGCCCCTGCCCAGACAGGGAGACCGGCGAAAACGAGCCGTCGGGCTGCTGGGCGGCTCGTTCAACCCAGCCCATGAAGGTCATGTGCATGTCAGCCGCATGGCCAAGCAGGCCCTGGGGCTGGACGAGGTTTGGTGGCTGGTCTCGCCCCAGAATCCATTAAAGCCCATCAGCGGCATGGCCCCTTTCAGAACCCGGATGGAGCAGGCAAAGACCCTGACCGCCCTCATTCCCTTCATCAAGATCAGCGATGTCGAATCCAAGTTGGGCACGCGCTACACCGCCGACACGGTGGCCATATTGCAAAAAAGGCTGCCCGGATTGCGCTTCGTCTGGCTGATCGGGGCGGACAATCTGGCCCAATTGCCGCGTTGGCGGGGTTGGACCCGCCTGATGCGCTTGCTGCCCGTTGCGGTGATGGCCCGCCCGGCCTATTCTTTACCGGCGCTGGCGGGCAAGGCGGCCAAACGGTTCGAGCGTTTCCGCACCCCGGCGCGCAGACTGGTCAAGGCGACGCCACCCGCCTGGAGTTTCCTTTGGCTTAGGGAACATCCCGCCTCGGCCAGCAAGATTCGCACATCTCAGTCACAAGGTTAA
- a CDS encoding chemotaxis protein CheW, producing MNQLVPAGKRSLAEVTAETQDYVTMFIDGQMFGIPVLTVQDVLGPQKVTRIPLAPREVAGSLNLRGRIVTAIDVRRRLGLKDREGVTKPGMSVVVDMNGELYSLLIDSVGEVLSLRSASFERNPPTLDALWREFSTGIYRLDGKLLVVLDVQRLLDLGRSES from the coding sequence ATGAACCAGCTCGTTCCCGCAGGCAAGCGTTCGCTCGCCGAAGTCACGGCTGAAACCCAAGACTACGTCACCATGTTCATCGACGGGCAGATGTTTGGCATCCCCGTGTTGACCGTTCAAGACGTTCTGGGTCCGCAGAAAGTCACCCGCATTCCCCTGGCTCCCCGCGAAGTAGCGGGATCGCTCAATCTACGCGGCCGCATCGTGACCGCCATCGACGTGCGCAGACGCCTGGGATTGAAGGACCGCGAAGGCGTCACCAAGCCCGGCATGAGTGTCGTGGTCGACATGAACGGCGAGTTGTACAGCCTGCTCATCGATTCGGTGGGAGAGGTCCTAAGCCTGCGCTCGGCATCTTTCGAGCGCAACCCCCCCACCCTTGACGCCCTCTGGCGCGAGTTTTCGACGGGCATCTACCGCCTGGACGGCAAGCTCCTGGTGGTGCTCGACGTCCAGCGGCTGCTTGACCTGGGCCGCTCGGAAAGCTAG
- a CDS encoding glycosyltransferase, translated as MRIAVVTPYYRESDLVLTRCLDSVAGQTHPCMHILVADGFPNPLADRWPNAVHLKLDQSHGDNGDTPRGIGADYALSEGFEALAFLDADNWYRARHLETLVRLHGETGASVLVAGRSFHRADGSEIEGLSEKGDGLHYADTSCLMLTGKAMEVAPLWAAIPQPLAPICDRIFWQMLMAQGFKTAVSSERSVAFTTQYAAHFLAVGETPPLGAKDASQSQAAAAWWNALSPDEQNRLNRLMGFP; from the coding sequence TTGCGCATCGCCGTCGTCACGCCCTATTACCGCGAGTCCGATCTCGTTCTGACGCGCTGCCTGGACAGCGTTGCCGGACAAACCCACCCCTGCATGCATATTCTGGTCGCCGACGGCTTTCCCAATCCCTTGGCTGACCGATGGCCCAACGCCGTCCATTTGAAGCTGGACCAATCTCATGGCGACAATGGCGACACGCCGCGCGGCATTGGCGCCGACTACGCGCTATCTGAAGGATTCGAGGCGCTGGCCTTTCTGGACGCCGACAACTGGTACCGGGCAAGACATTTGGAAACGCTTGTGCGCCTGCATGGCGAGACGGGGGCTTCGGTCCTGGTGGCCGGGCGCAGCTTCCACCGCGCCGACGGTTCCGAAATCGAAGGCTTGAGCGAAAAGGGCGACGGCCTTCATTATGCCGACACCAGTTGTCTGATGCTGACCGGCAAGGCGATGGAGGTTGCGCCCCTGTGGGCGGCCATTCCTCAGCCATTGGCCCCCATCTGCGACCGCATCTTCTGGCAAATGCTGATGGCGCAGGGCTTCAAGACCGCCGTTTCGTCAGAGCGCAGCGTCGCCTTCACCACCCAATATGCCGCGCATTTCTTGGCCGTGGGCGAGACGCCCCCCTTGGGAGCGAAAGACGCCAGCCAGTCGCAGGCCGCCGCCGCCTGGTGGAACGCCCTGTCCCCAGACGAACAAAACCGCCTGAACCGCCTCATGGGTTTCCCATGA
- a CDS encoding protein-glutamate O-methyltransferase — MKPEDFDFIAKFIKDRSGLVLTSDKSYLLESRLMPIARKRGLKGLDELIGTVRASRDEALGREITEAMTTNESFFFRDSKPFDQFKDMVLPHILKVRAAKKSFRIWCAASSSGQEPYSLAMILKEEQAKLAGWKIDIVGTDISTEMLEKAKAGVYSQFEVQRGLPITLLVKYFKKKDEVWQIDAAIRAMVQYREWNLLTDLKALGQFDVVFCRNVLIYFDQPTKTRVLGNIAGLMPDDGFLYLGGAETVLGISDKFKPIPNQRGIYGINKDPAPQAPPGFAAKT; from the coding sequence ATGAAGCCCGAAGATTTCGACTTCATCGCGAAATTCATCAAGGACCGGTCGGGACTGGTGCTGACCAGCGACAAATCCTATCTGCTGGAAAGCCGTTTGATGCCCATCGCCCGCAAAAGGGGCTTGAAGGGTCTGGACGAACTGATCGGCACGGTCAGGGCCAGCCGCGACGAGGCCTTGGGCCGCGAAATCACCGAAGCGATGACGACCAACGAGTCGTTCTTCTTTCGCGATTCGAAGCCCTTCGACCAGTTCAAGGACATGGTTCTGCCCCACATCCTGAAGGTTCGGGCGGCCAAGAAAAGTTTCCGCATCTGGTGCGCAGCCTCGTCTTCGGGCCAGGAACCCTATTCGCTGGCCATGATCTTGAAAGAAGAGCAGGCCAAACTGGCGGGCTGGAAAATCGATATCGTCGGCACCGACATTTCGACCGAAATGCTGGAAAAGGCCAAGGCGGGCGTCTATTCGCAATTCGAAGTGCAAAGAGGCCTGCCCATCACGCTGCTCGTCAAATACTTCAAGAAGAAAGACGAAGTGTGGCAGATCGATGCCGCCATCCGCGCCATGGTCCAGTATCGCGAATGGAACCTTTTGACCGACCTGAAGGCGCTGGGCCAGTTCGACGTCGTGTTCTGCCGCAACGTGCTGATCTATTTCGACCAGCCGACCAAAACCCGCGTGCTTGGCAATATTGCGGGGCTGATGCCCGACGATGGGTTCTTGTATCTGGGTGGCGCCGAAACGGTTCTGGGCATTTCCGACAAGTTCAAGCCCATTCCCAACCAGCGCGGCATCTACGGCATCAACAAGGATCCGGCCCCGCAAGCCCCGCCAGGGTTTGCCGCCAAGACCTGA
- a CDS encoding response regulator, whose amino-acid sequence MKLCLVVDDSKVIRMVARKILQELTFEVDEAADGKAALELCQKRLPDAILLDWNMPVMSGIEFLRELRKLPGGDGPKVVFCTTENDIEHIQEAILAGANEYIMKPFDSEILQAKFSQVGLL is encoded by the coding sequence ATGAAACTCTGTCTCGTGGTCGATGATTCAAAGGTCATCCGCATGGTGGCCCGGAAGATTTTGCAGGAACTCACGTTCGAAGTGGACGAAGCCGCCGACGGCAAGGCCGCTCTCGAGTTGTGTCAAAAAAGACTCCCCGACGCCATCCTTCTCGACTGGAACATGCCGGTCATGAGCGGCATCGAATTTCTGCGCGAGCTTCGCAAGCTGCCCGGCGGCGATGGTCCGAAGGTGGTGTTCTGCACCACCGAGAACGACATCGAGCATATTCAAGAGGCGATACTGGCAGGCGCCAACGAGTACATCATGAAGCCCTTTGACAGCGAAATCCTACAAGCCAAGTTTTCGCAAGTCGGACTGCTGTGA